One Methanomicrobia archaeon DNA segment encodes these proteins:
- a CDS encoding ATP phosphoribosyltransferase translates to MISIAIPKGSLEAQTLLLFKQADLEVKVTSREYNPTISDPRIGKVKILRPQEIPEYVEKGYFDMGITGKDWIEERGSDVVEIADMQYSKAAERESTVNIVLAVQADRTEIQEAKDMKPQSKISTEYPNLTKAFFEKLGIPVQVFFSYGATEAKDMMDGIVELTETGETLRKNNWRIIATILESSTKLIANKDAWRDAAKRREMEEIRTLLSGVLEARGKALLSMNVAEDLLKQVIEVLPAMKRPTISQLYDSENNHRRYYAVETVVSKHEVNVLIPKLKSMGAEDIIEIDITKIVK, encoded by the coding sequence ATGATAAGCATAGCGATTCCGAAGGGCAGTTTAGAAGCGCAGACGCTGCTGTTGTTCAAGCAGGCGGACCTCGAAGTAAAGGTAACGAGCCGGGAGTACAACCCGACGATCTCGGATCCGCGAATAGGGAAGGTGAAGATACTCCGGCCGCAGGAGATACCGGAATACGTTGAGAAAGGTTATTTTGACATGGGCATCACCGGTAAGGATTGGATAGAGGAGCGGGGCTCGGACGTCGTGGAGATAGCAGATATGCAGTACAGCAAAGCGGCGGAGCGGGAGAGCACGGTGAATATCGTCCTGGCGGTGCAGGCTGACCGAACGGAGATCCAGGAGGCGAAGGACATGAAGCCGCAGAGTAAAATCAGCACGGAATATCCCAACCTCACCAAGGCATTCTTCGAGAAGCTGGGCATTCCCGTGCAGGTGTTCTTCTCGTACGGCGCGACGGAGGCGAAGGACATGATGGACGGCATCGTCGAGCTGACGGAGACGGGCGAGACCCTGCGGAAAAACAACTGGCGGATAATCGCTACCATACTGGAATCATCGACGAAGTTGATTGCGAACAAGGATGCATGGCGAGACGCGGCGAAGCGGCGGGAGATGGAAGAGATACGGACGCTGCTCTCGGGCGTGCTAGAAGCGCGCGGTAAGGCCCTGCTGAGCATGAACGTTGCTGAAGACCTCTTAAAGCAGGTTATAGAGGTGCTTCCGGCGATGAAACGACCTACAATATCGCAACTGTACGATTCCGAGAACAATCACCGCCGGTATTACGCGGTGGAGACGGTCGTGAGCAAACATGAGGTGAACGTGCTCATCCCGAAGCTGAAGAGCATGGGTGCCGAGGACATCATCGAGATCGATATCACCAAGATCGTGAAGTGA